From Echinicola soli, a single genomic window includes:
- a CDS encoding alpha/beta hydrolase: MFKKLLPILISISIVLAIVYMMGPKETYSDLKGTYPTIPTDLKKLEAYIQQKEDTVKGLKPNNEARIVWADSTKTKTPFSIVYIHGFGASQMEGDPVHRKLAAHFGANLYLTRLPEHGIDRSNAFEYLTAEKLADGAREAFMIGKQLGDRVIVVGTSMGGALTVLLASEREDIAATVLYSPCIRDNGNQLEGFFSPWTGWIFEQFGTNDERVILNPREGEKAKYWSEQVHINAYVSLAKLVYSKMNEDTFKKINQPLFLGYYYKDKELQDHVVSVPAMIEMYQQISTPKSQKEKVAFPESGNHVIGSSITSGDWEGVLQSSIDFLENVVNVPVPEKTEVAITEKPS, translated from the coding sequence TCTATTTCCATAGTTTTGGCTATTGTTTATATGATGGGGCCAAAAGAAACATACAGTGATTTGAAAGGAACATACCCTACAATCCCTACAGACTTGAAAAAACTGGAAGCTTATATCCAACAAAAAGAAGACACTGTAAAAGGCCTGAAGCCGAACAATGAGGCACGAATCGTTTGGGCAGACAGCACCAAAACCAAAACACCCTTTTCCATAGTTTACATTCATGGATTTGGGGCCAGTCAGATGGAAGGAGATCCTGTACACAGGAAATTAGCGGCCCATTTTGGTGCCAATCTCTACCTCACCAGACTCCCCGAGCATGGCATTGATCGATCAAATGCATTTGAGTACCTCACTGCCGAAAAGCTGGCTGATGGAGCCCGTGAAGCCTTTATGATCGGAAAACAGCTTGGTGACAGGGTCATCGTAGTGGGCACATCCATGGGAGGGGCATTGACGGTGCTATTGGCTTCTGAGCGGGAAGACATCGCCGCCACAGTGCTCTATTCACCTTGTATCCGGGACAATGGCAATCAGTTGGAGGGTTTTTTCAGCCCTTGGACAGGATGGATATTTGAGCAATTTGGCACCAATGATGAACGGGTAATCCTCAATCCAAGAGAAGGTGAAAAAGCTAAATATTGGTCTGAACAAGTACATATTAATGCCTATGTAAGCTTGGCCAAATTGGTATATAGTAAAATGAATGAAGATACATTCAAGAAAATCAACCAACCACTGTTTCTTGGATATTATTATAAAGACAAAGAGCTCCAAGATCATGTCGTATCAGTCCCGGCCATGATAGAAATGTACCAACAGATCAGTACTCCTAAATCCCAAAAAGAAAAAGTGGCCTTTCCTGAATCGGGAAACCATGTTATCGGATCCAGCATCACTTCTGGAGACTGGGAAGGTGTACTGCAGTCGAGTATCGATTTTCTTGAAAACGTCGT